A genomic segment from Miscanthus floridulus cultivar M001 unplaced genomic scaffold, ASM1932011v1 fs_914_1_2, whole genome shotgun sequence encodes:
- the LOC136533552 gene encoding transcription factor MYB16-like, with protein MGRSPCCEKDGLKKGPWTPEEDQKLLAYIEQHGHGCWRSLPAKAGLQRCGKSCRLRWTNYLRPDIKRGKFSLQEEQTIIQLHALLGNRWSAIATHLPKRTDNEIKNYWNTHLKKRLAKMGIDPVTHKPRSDALGTGGGGGAGAGGAAGAQHAKAAAHLSHTAQWESARLEAEARLAREARLRALAASAASASASVVSAPPPQMPGHSTAHRLDSPTSTLSFSESVALASVLQEAHGAATAAAAAARAAMQPMQAYEEACKEQQQQWGDHVVNVADAGFAAAGFTGLLLDGSLSQQDLRPATRHDNDAAEADAGLQETEEKNYWDSIMSLVNSSSLPTSSVEVPAPESYPSSASLQTSMAMPALEAYSSPASLLTTSVAMPALEAYSSSASLQTSVLMPAPEAYSMSSASLSTSVVAAPAPEAYSPALDF; from the exons ATGGGGCGATCGCCGTGCTGCGAGAAGGATGGGCTGAAGAAGGGGCCGTGGACGCCGGAGGAGGACCAGAAGCTGCTCGCCTACATTGAGCAGCACGGCCATGGCTGCTGGCGCTCGCTGCCCGCCAAAGCCG GGCTGCAGCGGTGCGGCAAGAGCTGCCGCCTCCGGTGGACGAACTACCTCCGGCCGGACATCAAGCGGGGCAAGTTCAGCCTGCAGGAGGAGCAGACCATCATCCAGCTCCACGCACTGCTCGGCAACAG GTGGTCGGCGATCGCGACGCACCTCCCGAAGCGCACCGACAACGAGATCAAGAACTACTGGAACACGCACCTCAAGAAGCGGCTGGCCAAGATGGGCATCGACCCGGTCACGCACAAGCCGCGCTCCGACGCGCTCGGGACAGGCGGCGggggaggcgccggcgccggcggtgcCGCGGGCGCACAGCACGCCAAGGCTGCGGCGCACCTCAGCCACACGGCGCAGTGGGAGAGCGCGAGGCTCGAGGCCGAGGCGCGCCTGGCGCGCGAGGCCAGGCTGCGCGCGCTCgcggcctccgccgcctccgcgTCCGCGTCCGTGGTCTCGGCACCGCCGCCGCAGATGCCCGGACACTCCACGGCGCACCGGCTCGACTCGCCGACGTCCACGCTGAGCTTCTCCGAGAGCGTGGCGCTCGCCTCGGTCCTGCAGGAGGCGCACGGCGCCGCAACGGCtgcggccgcggccgcgcgcgCCGCCATGCAGCCCATGCAGGCGTACGAGGAGGCGTgtaaggagcagcagcagcagtggggcGATCACGTTGTCAATGTCGCTGATGCAGGCTTCGCCGCGGCGGGGTTCACGGGCCTGCTTCTCGACGGCTCCTTGAGCCAGCAGGATCTGAGGCCGGCGACGAGGCACGACAACGACGCGGCCGAGGCGGACGCCGGGCTGCAGGAGACGGAGGAGAAGAACTACTGGGACAGCATAATGAGCCTGGTAAACTCGTCGTCGTTGCCGACATCATCAGTAGAAGTGCCGGCTCCCGAGTCGTACCCGTCTTCGGCGTCGCTGCAGACGTCAATGGCTATGCCCGCGCTCGAGGCATACTCATCTCCGGCGTCGTTGCTGACCACGTCAGTGGCGATGCCCGCGCTCGAGGCGTACTCCTCGTCGGCGTCGTTGCAGACGTCAGTCCTGATGCCGGCGCCCGAGGCGTACTCGATGTCGTCGGCCTCGTTGTCGACGTCAGTAGTCGCTGCGCCGGCGCCCGAGGCCTACTCTCCGGCGCTGGACTTCTGA
- the LOC136533553 gene encoding small ribosomal subunit protein cS23-like, with amino-acid sequence MLPMAVHPTTTPALSPHARVSPPRSSSSLAATSSSPCSRTVSFKSRRLPLRSLRSVVAAAAADAVGAEEEEVQLGGGVDAVDEEEAENKVVVPERQDPMLVLKFIWMEKNIGIALDQLVPGYGSIPLSPYYFWPRKDAWEELRAKLEEKEWISQKQMIILLNQATDIINLWQQGGGSLST; translated from the exons ATGCTCCCAATGGCGGTGCACCCCACGACCACGCCGGCCTTGTCCCCGCACGCCCGCGTCTCCCCGCCCAGGTCTTCCAGCTCCCTGGCCGCCACCTCGTCCTCCCCCTGCTCTCGCACCGTCAGTTTCAAGAGCAGGAGGCTGCCACTTCGCTCGCTCCGCAGCGtcgtcgccgctgccgccgccgatgCCGTCGGGGCAGAGGAAGAAGAGGTGCAACTAGGTGGAGGGGTGGATGCGGTCGACGAGGAGGAAGCGGAG AATAAGGTGGTGGTCCCCGAGAGACAGGACCCGATGCTGGTACTCAAGTTCATCTGGATGGAGAAGAACATCGGCATAGCACTCGACCAATTGGTTCCTGGCTATGGCAGCATCCCATTAAGCCCATACTACTTTTGGCCACGGAAAGACGCGTGGGAGGAGCTTAGAGCGAAGTTGGAAGAGAAAGAGTGGATCTCGCAGAAGCAGATGATCATCCTTCTCAACCAGGCCACCGATATCATCAACCTCTGGCAGCAGGGTGGCGGGAGCCTGTCGACATGA